The proteins below come from a single Paramormyrops kingsleyae isolate MSU_618 chromosome 25, PKINGS_0.4, whole genome shotgun sequence genomic window:
- the pcm1 gene encoding pericentriolar material 1 protein isoform X9, with protein sequence MATGGALFDDSAEDQDLANWATSNGGLGLEDRLNNMDWGTQQQKKANRSSEKNKKKVAEAAESLLTNSISPESTPGAGRRQRARTPHSYATQMSVPEQAELERLRQRINFTDLDQRSIGSDSQGRVTAANNQRQLAENKKPFNFLPLCVNTNNSKQPTSATLATASVGKDSSVQRKDSSRLERGSPISDGRGEAGIDSRQVVTKLVQIRDCIRKASSMRDDLAEKADVPANVEHLSHLIDHLKEEEKSYLRFLQKTLAREDDLRALASPGGTSLLADLTPLNAESGHSAGRDVLRMLGAKEDLENPRKKQDLLKKYLEQHEELRALKSRQTALMSIQSNMPQMPPLDDTVVTETTGSVSGLSITSELNDELNDLIQRFHNQLHDTQTKTVPDNRRQAESLSLSREAARGRHTLASAKRATLQQLQDKKETMDKILQELHTLRDQTLNNNPCRGGPILSQRSTDQRTSLSGGRSMGFGRDGGSHVTSGLESSGSYAEGNISPGAKLRKLKEVHTRLNELRELVQYYEQTSDMMVDAVNENIRDEDEEDSQDGSIFETIFDSEHDNHEPVTNIRNPPGNWMDVNSLTNGRASNNHDGRLNTDCEINNRSAANLRSFNIPSVIECQYNRDRPFEEVKDGNEEEDEDDEALGDEDDEVARHGDSEGSASSRRSSLDEDAEFAQKVHRLQTAKEKLRHLQELVTMVQSDDTDGTVANEDEGPSQRPNNAPESVKVSPPEVAREELYQARLREQQQELRRLQEERLRLMEIQGKIQDLQWACPDLQSSVSSTSDQGPRKVPAAASTPAVGPTTSSAATATLDLLKPKTDASAPDKELWSEMQRRRFQREELRQRRKQLESLMAEHQRRSGLGRAGLPPDERTMATWGGSTPSHLNEDDEGYPSEMGDEEEEGDYSSNEDVSYPGRKSKAYNGRTSRNSGPKASKPPPVHSSGHPASGSGSQPRLQRQAGGPGGTRRQENLRWASECSFKEGRSHWQEQVGQLKKQLDFSTSMCHTLMQDQQTLSYMLQSLITSPYNMLPGNLGSPQVHLLMHQLNQCYTQLAWQQTNVQRLRHALDELLRQQQQPQPSQQPQQGTPSASGGPFLPFSLLSMPGLAPFSPLPSGFGFDPTFPPGGPSFTKTPVQQAGGEQQQTPADHNASNKTDYMGFSQAFDRASASVMDTWTQKDGEGGTPSQRSGQQPHPHAPMAHGSLESLSSMPDPSDPTTVTKTFRSGGKASAQASLASRDKTPGSKGRRRRGKGHTKIKGPDSDAGSSGSELSQGLASHSRSKEPDQDLLDRLTRKKLDGKSSELKANEISSDTSSDLSLFEALRETIYSEVAALISQNESRPHYLIELFHELQQLSTDYLRQRALFSIQDILRRHQAEGKAAKERSLFQGPVDWAATSNLELTPSESLATSDTDGSEKNGVKLTLSTKRNDAESLDNESNQSTPSNHFAKNDLGTTVIHLDKALARMKVQDHSQQQAEGPTAMLTEGASESPDIHCPHIDTQQLDRQIKAIMTEVIPFLKEHMDELCSPQLLSSVRRMVLELTQHNDDSKEFVRFFHRQLGGILQDSLRKFAGQTLKECGEDLLVEISEILFNELAFFRLMQDLDASSRLGGKQKARMKAQATARKCPQAEEAKPQEADEPHSPASHDEDKDQDDTEREGPANNPQPNECGGSAGASDREEEDEDEDGTGLPLSISLSKAETQPLTNYGSGEDEGEEEELEEFETGPVDVQTSLQASHEVSCGQEQGANDVPENSSQEKLDESICSDAVKRSESIELTTVSPVMEEKQDGGASQVGGEGASVAGSAPAALGGTSPWSSPTCSPDTDSPVIINEHEVGSGNLSQKSDEDDFVKVEDLPLQLSVMCKEELQKRIAEEQLNNNLSAEILSTAVGETVLVGNSQALKEPETVGAQSA encoded by the exons ATGGCTACAGGCGGGGCTTTGTTTGATGACAGTGCTGAGGACCAAGACCTGGCCAACTGGGCCACCAGCAATGGTGGATTGGGACTGGAAGACAGACTTAACAACATG GACTGGGGGACACAGCAGCAGAAGAAAGCCAACCGCTCCTCTGAGAAGAACAAGAAGAAGGTTGCTGAGGCGGCAGAGAGCCTTCTGACCAATAGCATCTCGCCAGAGTCCACACCGGGAGCTGGGCGACGCCAGCGAGCGCGCACCCCGCACTCATATGCCACCCAGATGTCTGTTCCGGAACAAGCAGAACTGGAGAGGCTGCGGCAACGGATCAACTTCACGGACCTGGACCAG AGGAGCATCGGGAGCGATTCTCAGGGCAGAGTCACGGCGGCAAACAACCAGAGGCAGCTGGCTGAGAACAAGAAGCCCTTCAACTTCCTGCCACTGTGTGTCAACACCAACAACAGCAAGCAGCCAACTTCAGCCACCCTGGCAACTGCCTCTGTGGGGAAAGACTCATCCGTGCAGCGCAAAGACTCCTCTCGCCTGGAGCGAGGGTCACCCATCTCTGACGGCAGGGGCGAAGCAGGGATTGACAGCCGTCAG GTTGTGACCAAGCTGGTTCAGATTCGGGACTGCATCAGAAAGGCCAGCTCCATGCGAGATGACCTGGCAGAGAAAGCTGATGTCCCAGCCAATGTCGAGCACCTGTCTCATCTCATCGATCACCTGAAGGAAGAAGAGAAGTCCTATTTGAGATTTCTGCAGAAAACATTG GCCAGGGAGGATGACCTTCGCGCCCTAGCATCCCCAGGGGGGACCAGTTTATTGGCAGACCTCACACCCTTGAACGCTGAGAGCGGACACTCCGCG GGCCGGGATGTCCTCCGCATGCTAGGAGCAAAGGAGGACCTGGAGAACCCCCGCAAGAAGCAGGACCTTCTGAAAAAGTATCTAGAGCAGCATGAGGAGCTGCGGGCCCTTAAGAGCCGGCAGACCGCTCTTATGTCCATCCAGAGCAACATGCCGCAGATGCCACCCCTGGACGACACGG TTGTGACTGAGACGACGGGTAGCGTGTCTGGCCTCAGCATCACATCAGAGCTGAATGATGAGTTGAATGACCTTATACAGCGTTTCCACAATCAGCTTCATGACACACAG ACAAAGACTGTTCCAGACAACCGGAGGCAAGCGGAGAGCCTGTCGCTTTCCAGGGAGGCAGCACGGGGAAGGCACACACTCGCCAGTGCCAAGCGTGCCACTCTGCAGCAACTCCAGGACAAGAAGGAGACCATGGACAAGATCCTGCAGGAACTGCACACGCTCCGAGACCAGACACTGAACAACAACCCTT GTCGAGGGGGCCCTATTCTGTCTCAACGTAGCACAGACCAGAGAACCTCACTGTCTGGGGGACGCTCTATGGGCTTCGGCCGGGATGGcggcagtcatgtgacctctgGATTGGAGTCCAGTGGCTCCTATGCTGAAGGCAACATCAGTCCAGGCGCCAAACTCCG GAAGCTGAAGGAGGTGCACACCCGCCTGAATGAGCTGAGGGAGCTGGTGCAGTACTACGAACAGACGTCCGACATGATGGTGGATGCCGTCAACGAGAACATCCgtgatgaggatgaggaagacAGCCAGGACGGCTCCATCTTTGAGACCATATTTGATTCGGAGCATGACAACCACGAGCCAGTCACCAACATAAG AAACCCACCTGGCAACTGGATGGATGTGAACAGCCTCACCAACGGTCGTGCCTCTAACAACCATGATGGGCGGCTGAACACTGACTGTGAGATCAACAACCGCTCAGCAGCTAACCTGAGGAGCTTCAACATCCCCTCTGTGATAG AGTGCCAGTACAACCGGGACCGCCCCTTTGAGGAGGTGAAGGATGGCAatgaggaggaggacgaggatgACGAAGCCCTGGGGGACGAGGACGACGAGGTCGCACGGCATGGCGACAGTGAGGGCTCTGCTTCCAGTCGCAGGAGCAGCCTGGACGAGGATGCAGAGTTTGCACAGAAGGTCCACCGGCTGCAGACCGCGAAGGAGAAGCTGCGACATTTGCAGGAGCTGGTGACCATGGTGCAG AGCGATGACACTGATGGCACCGTGGCCAATGAGGACGAGGGGCCAAGTCAGCGGCCCAACAATGCTCCCGAATCTGTGAAAGTCTCTCCTCCCGAGGTAGCCAG GGAGGAGCTGTATCAGGCACGGCTGCGGGAGCAACAGCAGGAGCTCAGACGGCTGCAGGAGGAGCGGCTGAGGCTGATGGAGATTCAGGGGAAAATCCAGGACCTGCAGTGGGCCTGTCCTGACCTGCAG TCATCCGTGTCCAGCACGAGTGATCAAGGCCCCAGGAAGGTCCCTGCTGCGGCCTCCACCCCGGCCGTGGGTCCGACCACCTCCTCAGCAGCCACTGCGACCCTGGATTTACTGAAGCCCAAGACGGATGCATCCGCCCCAGACAAGGAG CTGTGGTCAGAGATGCAGCGCCGCCGCTTCCAGAGAGAGGAGCTGAGGCAGCGCCGCAAGCAGCTCGAGTCCCTGATGGCAGAGCACCAACGCCGCAGCGGCCTGGGCCGTGCCGGGCTCCCGCCGGATGAGAG GACAATGGCCACCTGGGGGGGATCAACACCCAGTCATCTCAATGAGGATGACGAAGGCTACCCCTCTGAGATGggagatgaggaggaggagggagactACAGCTCCAATGAGGACGTCTCGTACCCTGGTCGAAAGAGCAAGGCCTACAATGGCAGAACATCTAGAAACAG CGGCCCAAAAGCCTCCAAGCCTCCGCCTGTGCACAGCTCTGGCCATCCGGCCTCTGGTTCTGGGTCGCAGCCCCGGCTCCAGCGGCAAGCCGGAGGCCCCGGGGGAACTCGGCGTCAGGAGAACCTGCGCTGGGCCTCGGAGTGCTCCTTCAAGGAGGGCCGCTCCCACTGGCAGGAGCAGGTGGGCCAGCTGAAGAAGCAACTGGACTTCAGCACCAGCATGTGCCACACGCTCATGCAGGACCAGCag ACACTGTCCTATATGCTGCAGAGCCTAATCACCAGCCCTTACAACATGTTGCCCGGCAACCTGGGCTCGCCGCAGGTGCACCTGCTCATGCACCAGCTAAACCAGTGCTACACGCAGCTGGCATGGCAACAGACCAACGTGCAGAG GCTTCGCCACGCCCTGGACGAGCTCCtccggcaacagcagcagccgCAGCCCTCCCAGCAACCCCAGCAAGGCACCCCATCTGCGTCCGGGGGGCCCTTCCTGCCCTTCAGCCTCCTGAGCATGCCTGGGCTGGCCCCCTTCTCTCCCCTGCCCTCCG GCTTTGGTTTCGACCCGACGTTCCCACCAGGGGGGCCCAGCTTCACGAAGACCCCTGTGCAGCAGGCTGGGGGCGAGCAGCAGCAGACGCCGGCTGACCACAACGCCTCCAACAAGACGGATTACATGGGCTTCTCGCAGGCCTTTGACAGGGCTTCTGCAAGTGTCATGGACACCTG GACCCAGAAGGATGGCGAGGGTGGCACCCCTAGCCAGAGGAGCGGCCAGCAGCCGCATCCCCACGCGCCAATGGCCCATGGCTCCCTGGAAAGCCTCAGCAGCATGCCTGACCCCAGCGACCCCACCACAGTCACCAAGACCTTCCGCTCAGGTGGCAAGGCCTCAGCCCAGGCCAGCCTGGCCTCCAGGGACAAAACTCCTGGCTCCAAGGGCAGGCGGCGCAGGGGCAAGGGACACACCAAGATCAAGG GGCCGGACAGTGATGCAGGCTCTAGTGGCAGTGAGCTCAGCCAGGGTTTGGCCTCGCACAGCAGGTCCAAGGAGCCCGATCAGGACCTGCTGGACAGGTTGACTCGAAAGAAACTGGATGGCAAATCCAGTGAGCTCAAGGCCAACGAGATCTCCTCAG ATACCAGCAGCGATCTCTCACTGTTCGAGGCACTACGGGAAACCATCTATTCAGAGGTGGCTGCTCTGATATCCCAGAACGAGTCCCGACCACACTATCTCATCGAGCTGTTCCATGAGTTGCAGCAGCTCAGCACTGACTACCTGCGGCAGAGGGCGCTCTTCTCCATACAG GACATACTCAGGAGGCACCAGGCTGAAGGCAAGGCTGCGAAGGAGCGGAGCCTCTTCCAGGGCCCCGTGGACTGGGCTGCAACCTCCAACCTGGAGCTCACGCCCAGCGAAAGCCTGGCCACCAGTGACACG GATGGCTCTGAAAAAAATGGCGTCAAGCTGACTTTGAGCACAAAGCGGAATGACGCCGAGTCTTTGGATAATGAGAGTAACCAGTCAACCCCCTCCAACCACTTTGCCAAGAATGATTTAG GCACCACGGTGATCCACCTGGACAAGGCGCTGGCCCGGATGAAAGTGCAGGACCACTCACAGCAGCAGGCCGAGGGTCCCACGGCCATGCTAACGGAAG GTGCTTCCGAGAGCCCTGACATCCACTGTCCCCACATTGACACCCAGCAACTGGACAGGCAGATCAAGGCCATCATGACGGAGGTCATACCCTTTCTGAAG GAGCACATGGATGAGCTGTGCTCCCCCCAGCTGCTCTCCTCAGTCAGGCGAATGGTGTTGGAGCTGACCCAGCACAATGACGACAGCAAGGAGTTTGTGCGCTTCTTCCACCGCCAGCTAGGGGGCATACTACAG GACTCCCTAAGAAAGTTTGCTGGACAGACGCTAAAGGAGTGTGGCGAGGACCTGCTGGTGGAGATTTCAGAGATCCTGTTCAATGAGCTGGCCTTCTTCCGCCTCATGCAGGACCTCGACGCCAGCAGCCGCCTGGGAGGGAAGCAGAAGGCCAGGATGAAAGCCCAGGCCACAGCCAGGAAATGCCCGCAGGCGGAG GAAGCCAAGCCCCAGGAAGCAGATGAGCCCCACTCACCTGCCAGTCATGATGAAGACAAA GACCAAGATGACACTGAGAGGGAGGGGCCAGCCAACAACCCCCAACCAAATGAGTGTGGAGGGAGCGCAGGAGCCTCAGACAGGGAGGAGGAAGACGAGGATGAGGATGGCACTGGACTGCCCCTCTCCATAA GTCTGTCAAAGGCAGAGACCCAGCCCCTAACTAACTATGGCAGTGGAGAAGATGAGGGtgaagaggaggagctggaggagtttGAGACGGGGCCTGTCGATGTGCAGACATCTCTGCAGGCCAGCCACGAGGTGTCATGTGGCCAAGAGCAG GGAGCAAATGACGTCCCAGAGAACAGCAGCCAGGAAAAATTGGATGAGAGCATTTGCAGTGATGCTG TAAAAAGGTCCGAGTCCATAGAGCTGACTACAGTCTCTCCAGTGATGGAAGAGAAGCAGGATGGGGGTGCCTCCCAGGTGGGCGGTGAGGGGGCCTCTGTGGCCGGCAGCGCCCCGGCCGCCTTGGGGGGGACGTCACCCTGGAGCTCGCCCACCTGCAGCCCAGACACAGACTCTCCTGTCATCATTAATGAGCAT GAAGTTGGGTCTGGAAATTTAAGCCAGAAGTCAGATGAAGATGACTTTGTCAAAGTGGAAGATCTTCCCCTGCAGCTGTCAGTCATGTGCAAG GAGGAGCTTCAGAAAAGAATAGCTGAGGAACAGCTAAACAACAACCTGTCAGCAGAAATCCTCAGTACAGCTGTTGGGGAAACCGTTCTTGTTGGAAACTCTCAAGCACTAAAAGAGCCAG AGACCGTCGGCGCTCAGAGTGCGTGA